GGAGCACCAATTGGCCGTAGGTCGCACGGGAAGCACTACTGGCAGTCGAACTTCATCAAGCGAGTGTTCAATCCGATCAAGAGAAAAGCCGCCCAAGGCTGGGCCACGCCGTACACGTTCTGCCACACGATGGCCACGCTGCTGCTCCAGGCCGGGGTTCCGGTAAAAGTGGTGTCCGAGCGACTCGGGCACGAGGACGTGATGACCACGCTCCGCACCTACGCCCACGTGATGCCGAACGACCAGGGCCGGGCCGCGGACACCATGCAGGCGTTGATGCGAGCGGCCAAGAAACCCTAACTCCCCACCGACTCCCCACGATCGATTTTGGTGGCGTTATAAACGACGCAACTCCTGACATAATCAGGAGTTGCGAGTGCGCCCGCTGGGACTCGAACCCAGGACCAACGGATTAAAAGTCCGTTGCTCTACCAACTGAGCTACAGGCGCTTACTTCAATTTCTGGGCAATTCGCTTCGTTGCTACGAATTTGACACCAGATATCCTCGGACGCACCAAAGACAGTTGCAACGCCTCTGGTGAGAGCCACAACCACCGTCTCGCAGGAACGGGAGCCATGTCTGAGAGTGATTCTATTGCGCACGGCACGCCGATCAAGCGGGACAAACCCTACCCGGATTTCCCTCTATTTCCGCACGCCACGAAGCTCTGATGGTGCGACTCACAAGTCGTGCGACAAATTCGGTCACGGTGTACGCCGACGCCCTCTCCTCGTACCGGGTCGTATTCCCCCAGAGCCCGGCACTGGGCCGTGGGCAAGGACACGGGCCTTACCGCCCATATC
The Gemmata palustris DNA segment above includes these coding regions:
- a CDS encoding tyrosine-type recombinase/integrase; amino-acid sequence: MAGAPIGRRSHGKHYWQSNFIKRVFNPIKRKAAQGWATPYTFCHTMATLLLQAGVPVKVVSERLGHEDVMTTLRTYAHVMPNDQGRAADTMQALMRAAKKP